From one Phytohabitans houttuyneae genomic stretch:
- the surE gene encoding 5'/3'-nucleotidase SurE — translation MRVLVTNDDGVEAPGIRFLALALADAGEDVVVAAPSNEASGMGAAMTAVEEDGRIVVAAHELDGLDGVEAYGVAGSPAFIALIATRGAFGPPPDLVFSGINRGANAGIAVLHSGTVGAAFTAAENGSRAMAVSLDVLSAGAASAASGGAAAVRPAGDDERRHWETAAAIAAALLPTVKDLPEGTVLNLNVPDLPRDAVKGVRQARLARFGQVSMAVAERGRDYVRTALEQSTARLEEGTDLALLADGYATVTAVRAVTEVDFELP, via the coding sequence ATGAGGGTACTTGTCACCAACGACGACGGTGTCGAAGCGCCCGGCATCCGCTTCCTGGCGCTGGCGCTGGCCGACGCGGGCGAGGACGTGGTCGTCGCCGCGCCCAGCAACGAGGCGAGCGGCATGGGCGCGGCCATGACGGCCGTGGAGGAGGACGGGCGCATCGTGGTGGCGGCGCACGAGCTCGACGGGCTGGACGGCGTCGAGGCGTACGGTGTGGCCGGCTCGCCCGCCTTCATCGCGCTGATCGCCACGCGGGGCGCCTTCGGGCCGCCACCGGACCTGGTCTTCTCGGGCATCAACCGGGGCGCCAACGCCGGCATCGCGGTGCTCCACTCGGGCACGGTCGGCGCCGCGTTCACCGCCGCAGAAAACGGTTCCCGTGCCATGGCCGTCTCCCTCGACGTGCTGTCCGCCGGCGCGGCCTCCGCGGCCAGCGGCGGCGCCGCCGCCGTGCGACCGGCCGGCGACGACGAGCGGCGGCACTGGGAGACCGCCGCGGCCATCGCGGCCGCCCTGCTGCCCACGGTCAAGGACCTTCCCGAGGGCACCGTGCTGAACCTCAACGTCCCGGACCTGCCGCGCGACGCCGTCAAAGGGGTGCGGCAGGCGCGGCTGGCCCGCTTCGGCCAGGTGTCGATGGCGGTCGCGGAGCGGGGACGCGACTACGTGCGCACGGCGCTGGAGCAGTCCACCGCCCGTCTGGAGGAGGGCACCGACCTGGCGCTGCTGGCCGACGGCTACGCCACGGTCACCGCCGTGCGGGCCGTCACCGAGGTGGACTTCGAACTCCCCTAG
- a CDS encoding HelD family protein — translation MTDAATTLQQEIAAEQRHVDRVYARLAVLRQAAARAEKEGYRLARVGNFGALVERDAMVFHAARRRHALDAEHEGLVFGRLDLREGPVLHVGRLGVRGEDAEPLVIDWRAPAAAAFYQATAADPRGVVRRRMIQSSGEKVTNIEDDLLDPAAAPDGMRVVGDGALLATLARATGRGMRDIVATIQREQDQAIRSPAAGVTIVSGGPGTGKTAVALHRAAYLLYSDRSRFAGGGILVVGPSSVFVEYIASVLPSLGEDAATLHSLGSIVEGVTATRTDTTSVAAIKGSLRMRRVLERAVRDAVPGGPTELRLLYRGDLLRLGRPELDAIRARALPRGARRNEVRRAGIDGLFDALWAQAQRHKIGGLPEQVDFEDELAERSDFREFIKAWWPRLLPRHVLAWLSNPSRLRGYAGGILSGPEIELLRGAFVPGDPTVADVALLDELDEMLGRPPQPAKRQRDPFHVVDGVREVSTYADRQRAARAAAVRRPDDYREYAHLVVDESQDVSPMQWRMLGRRGRLASWTVVGDPAQSAWTGDPAELARARDKALGGRRRHEFTLTTNYRNSAEIFAVAAKVIREVSPDITLPRAVRSTGVPPEELTVPAADLPKATREAAERLLADVEGTVGVITPVPRRDEVASWVAGLPTDRLQVVTSLQAKGMEYDGVVLISPEETRTDAGARTLYVALSRATQRLTTLSVSPS, via the coding sequence TTGACCGACGCCGCTACCACCCTCCAGCAGGAGATCGCCGCCGAGCAGCGCCACGTCGACCGGGTGTACGCCCGGCTGGCAGTGCTGCGCCAGGCCGCGGCCCGGGCCGAGAAGGAGGGCTACCGCCTCGCCCGCGTGGGCAACTTCGGCGCGCTGGTCGAGCGGGACGCGATGGTCTTCCACGCCGCGCGCCGCCGGCACGCCCTTGACGCCGAGCACGAGGGCCTCGTCTTCGGCCGCCTCGACCTGCGCGAGGGACCAGTGCTGCACGTGGGGCGGCTGGGAGTGCGGGGTGAAGACGCCGAGCCGCTGGTCATCGACTGGCGGGCGCCCGCCGCCGCCGCGTTCTACCAGGCCACGGCCGCCGACCCGCGGGGCGTGGTGCGCCGCCGCATGATCCAGTCAAGCGGCGAAAAGGTCACGAACATCGAGGACGACCTGCTCGACCCGGCCGCCGCGCCCGACGGCATGCGGGTGGTCGGCGACGGCGCGCTGCTGGCCACGCTCGCCCGCGCCACCGGCCGGGGGATGCGCGACATCGTCGCCACCATCCAGCGCGAGCAGGACCAGGCGATCCGCTCGCCCGCCGCGGGCGTCACGATCGTCTCCGGCGGTCCCGGCACCGGCAAGACGGCCGTGGCGCTGCACCGCGCGGCGTACCTGCTCTACTCCGACCGCTCCCGGTTTGCCGGCGGCGGCATCCTGGTGGTCGGCCCGTCGTCGGTGTTCGTGGAGTACATCGCCTCGGTGCTGCCCTCACTCGGCGAGGACGCCGCCACCCTGCACTCGCTCGGCTCGATCGTCGAGGGCGTGACCGCCACGCGCACCGACACCACCTCGGTCGCCGCGATCAAGGGTTCGCTGCGCATGCGCCGGGTGCTGGAGCGGGCGGTGCGCGACGCGGTGCCGGGCGGCCCCACCGAGCTGCGCCTGCTGTACCGCGGCGACCTGCTCCGCCTCGGCCGCCCCGAGCTCGACGCGATCCGGGCCCGCGCGCTGCCCCGCGGCGCCCGCCGCAACGAGGTGCGCCGGGCCGGCATCGACGGCCTCTTCGACGCGCTCTGGGCGCAGGCGCAGCGGCACAAGATCGGCGGCCTGCCGGAGCAGGTCGACTTCGAGGACGAGCTGGCCGAGCGCTCCGACTTCCGCGAGTTCATCAAGGCGTGGTGGCCGCGGCTGCTGCCCAGGCACGTGCTCGCCTGGCTGTCCAACCCCTCGCGGCTGCGCGGGTACGCGGGCGGCATCCTCAGCGGCCCGGAGATCGAGCTGCTGCGCGGCGCCTTCGTGCCCGGTGACCCGACCGTCGCGGACGTCGCGCTCCTCGACGAGCTGGACGAGATGCTCGGCCGCCCGCCGCAGCCCGCCAAGCGCCAGCGCGACCCGTTCCACGTGGTCGACGGCGTCCGCGAGGTGAGCACGTACGCGGACCGGCAGCGCGCCGCACGCGCCGCCGCCGTCCGCCGGCCCGACGACTACCGCGAGTACGCCCACCTGGTGGTGGACGAGTCGCAGGACGTCTCGCCGATGCAGTGGCGGATGCTGGGCAGGCGCGGGCGGCTCGCCTCGTGGACCGTGGTCGGCGACCCGGCACAGAGCGCCTGGACCGGCGACCCGGCAGAGCTGGCCCGGGCCCGCGACAAGGCGCTGGGCGGGCGGCGCCGGCACGAGTTCACGCTCACCACCAACTACCGCAACTCGGCGGAGATCTTCGCGGTGGCGGCCAAGGTGATCCGGGAGGTGTCGCCGGACATCACGCTGCCGCGGGCGGTGCGCTCGACGGGGGTACCTCCGGAGGAGCTGACCGTGCCCGCCGCGGACCTGCCGAAGGCGACCCGCGAGGCGGCGGAGCGGCTGCTCGCCGACGTGGAGGGGACGGTCGGCGTGATCACGCCGGTGCCGCGCCGCGACGAGGTCGCCTCCTGGGTGGCCGGCCTGCCCACCGACCGCCTCCAGGTGGTCACCAGCCTGCAGGCAAAGGGCATGGAGTACGACGGCGTGGTCCTCATCTCGCCGGAGGAGACGAGGACCGACGCCGGCGCACGGACGCTCTACGTGGCCCTCTCCCGGGCCACCCAGCGCCTGACGACGCTCAGCGTTTCACCGAGTTGA
- a CDS encoding 1-phosphofructokinase family hexose kinase has product MSDHVLVFAPAPLLTVTIEQPAEEVEIHVHPGGQGVWQARMITELGTRTVMCATVGGEIGHVLQALIASEGIELRVVTREATSGGYVHDRRDGSRTEIADVPGEPLGRHDLDELYSMALAEGLQAQVAVLSGPADPSTLPADMYRRLASDLGSNGVRVVADLSGDYLAEVLTGRPYFVKVSHEELIADGRAKDDSEAELVRALHGLNGDGATAVLVSRADKGAFALLDGVAYAVETPSFEVADSRGAGDSMTAGVCAVLAQGGDLQTAVRTGAAAGALNVTRHGLGSGRADAVRSLVDRVSLRRLER; this is encoded by the coding sequence ATGAGCGACCACGTCCTGGTTTTCGCGCCCGCGCCCCTGCTCACCGTCACGATCGAGCAGCCGGCCGAGGAGGTGGAGATCCACGTACACCCCGGCGGCCAGGGCGTCTGGCAGGCCCGCATGATCACCGAGCTGGGCACCCGAACGGTGATGTGCGCGACAGTCGGCGGCGAGATCGGCCACGTGTTGCAAGCGCTGATCGCGAGCGAAGGCATCGAGCTGCGGGTGGTCACCCGCGAGGCCACCAGCGGCGGGTACGTGCACGACCGGCGCGACGGCAGCCGCACGGAGATCGCGGACGTGCCCGGCGAGCCGCTCGGGCGGCACGACCTGGACGAGCTCTACAGCATGGCGCTCGCCGAGGGCCTGCAGGCGCAGGTGGCGGTGCTGAGCGGCCCGGCGGACCCGTCCACGCTGCCCGCCGACATGTACCGGCGCCTCGCCTCCGACCTCGGCAGCAACGGCGTCCGGGTGGTGGCGGACCTGTCCGGCGACTACCTGGCCGAGGTGCTGACCGGCCGCCCGTACTTCGTGAAGGTCAGCCACGAGGAGCTGATCGCCGACGGGCGGGCCAAGGACGACAGCGAGGCCGAGCTGGTGCGCGCGCTGCACGGGCTGAACGGCGACGGGGCCACCGCGGTCCTGGTCAGCCGGGCGGACAAGGGTGCCTTCGCGCTGCTCGACGGCGTGGCGTACGCGGTCGAGACGCCGAGCTTCGAGGTGGCCGACTCGCGCGGTGCCGGCGACTCGATGACCGCCGGCGTGTGCGCCGTGCTGGCGCAGGGCGGCGACCTGCAGACCGCGGTCCGGACCGGCGCCGCCGCCGGCGCGCTCAACGTGACCCGCCACGGGCTCGGCAGCGGCCGGGCCGACGCGGTGCGCAGCCTGGTCGACAGGGTGAGCCTACGGAGACTGGAACGATGA
- a CDS encoding alpha/beta fold hydrolase, with protein MNQTVEQAEIRLSGGLRLHVRTAGPPDAAVTVVLLHGWVLDGRTWHRQVRPLAKVARVVTYDARGHGRSGGIDRRAATLDHLGDDLAEVLDAVAPDQPVVLAGHSLGGMTIMEYAHRHPAHFADRIAGLLLLSTTAEGHTHTVYGLPPRLAHLVRLAEMTSAHMLARMGDWRPHRALALALRPSLRWLLFGQPCDPADVQLTTKAVVRASLGSIGGFRPSVGAQARLETLAALPTVPTAVLVGERDRLTPPACSLSIAKALPGAALTICPDAGHMLMLERPDVVTAALLDLVEAAHDRRRRA; from the coding sequence ATGAACCAAACGGTCGAGCAGGCTGAGATCCGGCTTTCGGGCGGCCTCCGACTGCACGTACGCACCGCCGGTCCACCCGACGCCGCGGTCACCGTCGTGCTCCTGCATGGCTGGGTGCTCGACGGCCGCACGTGGCATCGCCAGGTGCGGCCGCTCGCCAAGGTGGCCCGGGTGGTCACGTACGACGCGCGCGGCCATGGCCGCTCCGGTGGCATCGACCGCCGCGCGGCCACGCTCGACCATCTGGGTGACGACCTCGCCGAGGTGCTGGACGCGGTGGCGCCGGACCAGCCGGTCGTGCTCGCCGGCCACTCGCTCGGCGGCATGACGATCATGGAGTACGCCCACCGGCACCCCGCGCACTTCGCCGACCGGATCGCCGGCCTCCTTCTCCTCAGCACCACGGCCGAGGGACACACCCACACGGTGTACGGGCTGCCCCCGCGGCTGGCCCACCTCGTCCGGCTCGCCGAGATGACCAGCGCGCACATGCTCGCCCGAATGGGTGACTGGCGGCCGCACCGCGCGCTCGCGCTGGCGCTGCGCCCGAGCCTGCGCTGGCTGCTGTTCGGGCAGCCGTGCGACCCGGCGGACGTACAGCTCACGACGAAGGCGGTCGTCCGCGCCTCGCTCGGCTCGATCGGCGGCTTCCGCCCCTCCGTGGGCGCACAGGCCCGGCTGGAGACGCTCGCCGCGCTGCCCACCGTGCCGACCGCCGTCCTGGTGGGGGAGCGCGACCGGCTCACCCCGCCGGCCTGCTCGCTGTCGATCGCCAAGGCGCTGCCCGGTGCGGCGCTCACGATCTGCCCGGACGCCGGGCACATGCTGATGCTGGAGCGTCCGGACGTGGTCACCGCGGCGCTGCTCGACCTGGTCGAGGCAGCTCATGATCGGCGTAGGAGGGCATGA
- a CDS encoding DUF3145 domain-containing protein has protein sequence MPTRGVVYVHSTPLAVCAHVEWAIARVLTAPVNLHWTSQPVESGARRAECSWTGRPGTGAELAAALRQWPMIRFEVTEEPSPGLDGERFMFVPGRGLFRATVGAAGDIQLGEDRLRSIMESARAPEALAHALDRALGTAWDAELEPYRYAGDGAPVTLLTRVG, from the coding sequence GTGCCAACGCGTGGCGTCGTATACGTCCACTCGACCCCGCTCGCCGTGTGTGCGCACGTCGAGTGGGCGATCGCGCGCGTCCTCACCGCGCCGGTCAATCTGCACTGGACCAGCCAGCCGGTTGAATCCGGCGCACGCCGGGCCGAGTGCAGTTGGACCGGACGCCCGGGGACCGGCGCGGAGCTGGCTGCTGCCCTGAGGCAGTGGCCCATGATCCGTTTCGAGGTCACCGAGGAGCCCAGTCCCGGCCTCGACGGTGAGCGCTTCATGTTCGTGCCCGGCCGCGGCCTGTTCCGCGCGACCGTCGGCGCGGCCGGCGACATCCAGCTCGGCGAAGACCGGCTGCGCAGCATCATGGAGTCAGCCCGCGCCCCCGAGGCCCTCGCGCACGCCCTCGACCGGGCGCTCGGCACGGCCTGGGACGCCGAGCTCGAGCCGTACCGCTACGCCGGCGACGGCGCACCCGTCACGCTGCTGACCCGGGTGGGCTGA
- a CDS encoding cellulose-binding domain-containing protein: MRVRARAAIAGAAALLVSAAVAVSPTLVPAAGAAAGCLVDYRVNAWTGGFTAAIRVTAGDAAVSGWTVTWTYGGDQRVTNGWNATVTQSGAAVTARNAAWNGSLPAGGSTEFGVQGTYAASNAAPTGFTLNGEPCNGAAPTTPPTSAPPTSAPPTSAPPTSAPPTSAPPTSVPPTSAPPTTSPPPTGCGSAAFCDGFESQAGGAPSGAWSVSYPDCQGTGTATVDTSVAHSGTKSVRVNGATGYCNHVFVGTTSGVSGLGAVRFARFWVRHTTALPTQHVTFLAMRDAADGNRDLRMGGQNGALQWNRASDDATLPEQSPAGVALSLPLATNRWTCVEFTVDGAQGRLRTWVDGAEVAGLVADGTPTQDIDRQWLSRANWRPNLTDLRLGWESYGEGADTLWFDDVALSTTRVGC; this comes from the coding sequence ATGAGAGTGCGTGCACGGGCCGCCATCGCCGGAGCGGCAGCGCTGCTGGTCAGCGCTGCGGTCGCGGTGAGCCCGACCCTGGTGCCGGCGGCGGGCGCGGCCGCTGGGTGCCTCGTCGACTACCGGGTCAACGCGTGGACCGGCGGTTTCACCGCGGCGATACGGGTGACCGCGGGCGACGCCGCCGTCAGCGGGTGGACGGTCACTTGGACGTACGGCGGCGACCAGCGCGTCACGAACGGCTGGAACGCCACCGTCACCCAGTCCGGCGCCGCGGTCACCGCGCGCAACGCCGCGTGGAACGGGTCGCTGCCCGCCGGCGGGTCGACGGAGTTCGGCGTACAGGGCACGTACGCGGCGAGCAACGCCGCACCGACCGGCTTCACGCTCAACGGCGAGCCGTGCAACGGTGCCGCACCCACCACGCCGCCCACCTCCGCGCCGCCCACCTCCGCGCCGCCGACGTCAGCCCCGCCGACCTCGGCCCCGCCGACGTCCGCGCCGCCCACGTCCGTGCCGCCCACCTCGGCCCCGCCCACCACGTCGCCCCCACCGACCGGTTGTGGGAGTGCCGCCTTCTGCGACGGCTTCGAGAGCCAGGCGGGCGGTGCCCCGTCGGGCGCGTGGAGCGTGTCCTATCCGGACTGCCAGGGCACGGGCACGGCCACTGTGGACACCTCGGTGGCGCACAGCGGCACCAAGTCGGTCCGCGTGAACGGCGCCACCGGCTACTGCAACCACGTCTTCGTGGGTACGACGAGCGGCGTGAGCGGCCTGGGCGCCGTGCGTTTCGCCCGCTTCTGGGTACGGCACACGACCGCCTTGCCGACGCAGCATGTCACGTTCCTGGCCATGCGCGACGCGGCCGACGGCAACCGCGACCTTCGCATGGGCGGCCAGAACGGCGCCCTGCAGTGGAACCGCGCCTCCGACGACGCGACGCTGCCCGAGCAGAGCCCGGCCGGGGTGGCGCTGAGCCTGCCGCTGGCCACCAACCGGTGGACCTGTGTCGAGTTCACAGTGGACGGCGCACAGGGCCGCCTGCGCACGTGGGTGGACGGCGCGGAGGTGGCCGGCCTGGTCGCCGACGGTACGCCCACGCAGGACATCGACCGCCAGTGGTTGTCGCGCGCCAACTGGCGCCCGAACCTGACCGACCTGCGGCTGGGCTGGGAGAGCTACGGCGAGGGCGCCGACACTCTCTGGTTTGACGACGTGGCGCTGAGCACCACCCGCGTCGGCTGCTGA
- a CDS encoding SMP-30/gluconolactonase/LRE family protein, whose product MLTRRALITSSAAAALTAATLTVPGAATAHGSRHRRLQDSFPLPNAFQPEGIAIGAEPFAYFGSLANGDIYRANLFTGRGEIISTGPGTSSVGLKIDGYGRLFVSGGGAGSGRVVDTRSGRILASWTFATAPTFVNDVVLTPKGAFFTDSNQPFLYKAPLSLRGEPVKVPLTGDLVYQTGFNVNGITRTPDGRNLLVVQSNTATLYRVDPDTGVTRAVDLGGYPLTNGDGLLTVGRTLYVVQNRSNQVAVFTLDWRGLSGRLTGTRTNPNFDVPTTVAAYGDRLYLPNARFGTTVTPDTTYSVNSVKR is encoded by the coding sequence GTGCTGACAAGACGAGCCCTGATCACCTCATCCGCCGCCGCGGCCCTCACCGCGGCCACACTCACCGTCCCTGGCGCCGCCACCGCCCACGGCTCGCGTCACCGGCGCTTGCAAGACTCGTTCCCCCTGCCGAACGCGTTTCAGCCCGAGGGCATCGCGATCGGCGCGGAGCCGTTCGCGTACTTCGGCTCGCTCGCCAACGGCGACATCTACCGCGCCAACCTCTTCACCGGGCGCGGCGAGATCATCTCCACCGGCCCCGGCACCTCCTCGGTGGGCCTGAAGATCGACGGCTACGGCCGCCTCTTCGTGTCCGGCGGCGGCGCGGGCAGCGGCCGCGTGGTCGACACGCGCAGCGGCCGCATCCTGGCGTCGTGGACGTTCGCGACCGCGCCCACGTTCGTCAACGACGTGGTCCTCACCCCGAAGGGTGCCTTCTTCACCGACTCCAACCAGCCGTTTCTCTACAAGGCGCCGCTGAGCCTTCGCGGTGAGCCGGTCAAGGTCCCGCTCACCGGCGACCTCGTGTACCAGACCGGGTTCAACGTCAACGGCATCACCCGTACGCCGGACGGCCGCAACCTGCTCGTCGTGCAATCCAACACCGCCACCCTCTACCGGGTCGACCCCGACACCGGCGTGACGAGGGCGGTCGACCTCGGCGGGTACCCGCTGACCAACGGCGACGGCCTGCTGACCGTCGGCCGCACGCTCTACGTGGTGCAGAACCGCTCGAACCAGGTCGCCGTCTTCACGCTCGACTGGCGTGGCCTCAGCGGGCGCCTCACCGGCACCCGTACCAACCCCAACTTCGACGTGCCCACCACGGTGGCCGCGTACGGCGACCGGCTCTACCTGCCGAACGCCCGCTTCGGCACGACCGTCACCCCGGACACCACGTACAGCGTCAACTCGGTGAAACGCTGA
- a CDS encoding glycoside hydrolase family 3 protein: MAGVRLRTRTSLLVLLLAAGCQSSAPAPAPSASPPSTGPIASPADTPAARAAALAAKLPDEDLVGQVLMPYAYGSSATDVTPGNKAGNRQLAGVDTPAEMVARYRLGGLILVGFSADDPTSQNQGTTNVDNAPQVRGLTTGLQAAHAKLAAGSAPLLIGTDQEFGVVTRIKTGVTALPSAMGAGAAGDPALTEAAWRAAGTELAALGVNVDFAPVADVLGNAGSTVIGSRSYGSDPTQVSAQVAGAVRGLQGGGVAATLKHFPGHGHTSGDSHNALPGLVQSRAGLDRGDLPPFVAGMGAGAKLVMSGHLDVRAIDPGTPATFSRKVLTDLLRGQLGFKGVVITDGMNMAPAKRWPAGVAAVRALNAGNDILLMPDKLPEAYNGLLSGLRVGDLSRSRLVEAVTRVLTLKFELAGQAAPDMSTVGSAAHRDAAARLAAAAVTQLRGACGTALRGPVQVTAAGGRDTARGWLVDALRAAGVQVVESGGTVVHLVGYGDEAGDLRKGAAVTVAMDTPYLLAKSDSPVLLATYSSSQPSMAGLAAVLAGKAPAKGRSPVPVTGLPRSSCAPQAG, translated from the coding sequence ATAGCGGGCGTGCGTCTGCGTACCCGCACGTCCCTGCTCGTGCTCCTCCTCGCCGCCGGCTGCCAGTCCTCTGCGCCCGCGCCGGCTCCGTCCGCCTCGCCGCCCTCCACGGGACCGATCGCCTCGCCGGCGGACACACCGGCGGCCCGCGCGGCAGCCCTCGCCGCCAAGCTCCCCGACGAAGACCTCGTGGGCCAGGTGCTGATGCCGTACGCGTACGGCTCGTCGGCCACCGACGTCACGCCCGGCAACAAGGCCGGCAACCGCCAGCTGGCCGGCGTCGACACCCCGGCCGAGATGGTCGCCAGGTACCGCCTCGGCGGCCTCATCCTGGTCGGCTTCTCCGCCGACGACCCGACCTCGCAGAACCAGGGCACGACCAATGTGGACAACGCGCCGCAGGTGCGCGGGCTCACCACCGGCCTGCAGGCGGCGCACGCCAAGCTCGCCGCCGGCTCGGCGCCGCTGCTGATCGGCACCGACCAGGAGTTCGGCGTGGTCACCCGGATAAAGACCGGCGTGACCGCGCTGCCGAGCGCGATGGGCGCGGGCGCGGCCGGCGACCCCGCGCTCACCGAGGCGGCCTGGCGGGCGGCCGGCACCGAGCTCGCCGCGCTCGGCGTCAACGTCGACTTCGCCCCGGTGGCCGACGTGCTCGGCAACGCCGGCAGTACCGTCATCGGCTCCCGCTCGTACGGCTCCGACCCCACCCAGGTCTCCGCCCAGGTGGCGGGCGCCGTGCGCGGCCTGCAGGGCGGCGGCGTGGCGGCCACGCTCAAGCACTTTCCGGGCCACGGCCACACCTCCGGCGACTCGCACAACGCCCTGCCGGGCCTGGTACAGAGCCGCGCCGGGCTGGACCGCGGCGACCTGCCCCCGTTCGTGGCGGGCATGGGCGCCGGCGCCAAGCTCGTGATGTCCGGCCACCTCGACGTGCGCGCGATCGACCCGGGCACGCCCGCCACGTTCTCCCGCAAGGTGCTCACCGACCTGCTGCGCGGCCAGCTCGGCTTCAAGGGCGTGGTCATCACCGACGGCATGAACATGGCGCCGGCCAAGCGCTGGCCCGCCGGCGTGGCCGCGGTGCGCGCGCTCAACGCCGGCAACGACATCCTGCTGATGCCGGACAAGCTGCCGGAGGCGTACAACGGCCTGCTGTCCGGCCTCCGCGTCGGCGACCTGTCCCGCTCGCGCCTGGTCGAGGCGGTCACCCGCGTGCTGACCCTGAAGTTCGAGCTGGCTGGCCAGGCCGCGCCGGACATGTCCACCGTGGGCAGTGCCGCACACCGCGACGCCGCCGCCCGGCTCGCCGCCGCCGCGGTCACCCAGTTGCGCGGCGCCTGCGGTACCGCACTGCGCGGGCCGGTCCAGGTCACCGCCGCGGGAGGCCGCGACACCGCCCGCGGGTGGCTGGTGGACGCGCTCCGCGCCGCCGGGGTACAGGTCGTCGAGAGCGGTGGCACCGTGGTCCACCTGGTCGGGTACGGCGACGAGGCGGGCGACCTGCGCAAGGGCGCGGCGGTGACGGTGGCGATGGACACGCCGTACCTGCTGGCCAAGTCGGACTCGCCGGTGCTGCTCGCCACGTACTCGTCCAGCCAGCCCTCGATGGCCGGCCTGGCCGCGGTCCTCGCCGGCAAGGCGCCCGCGAAGGGCCGGTCACCCGTCCCGGTGACCGGCCTTCCGCGAAGCTCCTGCGCTCCCCAGGCCGGCTGA
- a CDS encoding serine/threonine-protein kinase → MTLLRMGTAIVGRYIVLRPIGRGGVSVVYEAVDAVSPRPLAVKVLSPELADDVRAQDNVRREALITQRLRHPSVPRIYEFGDMPLPDGGSAPYMVMELLSGVSLADRLADGPLPWEEALHVAATVADVLAVAHRRGFVHRDLTIENIMLTRDGVKIIDFGLATTVDRPRNDRPRVTRTTVPRRPVVPAHPVTSAAQPADDVYALGVLLYQMLTGRSPYPGTLELPHVRHLAPTPVLAVPGLPRQISDMCRSCMNKRPADRPTSRDVAFALWGMLPAPSPN, encoded by the coding sequence GTGACGCTGCTGCGGATGGGCACCGCCATCGTCGGGCGGTACATCGTCTTGCGGCCGATCGGGCGCGGGGGCGTGTCGGTCGTATACGAGGCAGTGGACGCGGTCTCCCCGCGCCCACTAGCCGTCAAGGTGCTGTCTCCGGAGCTGGCCGATGACGTCCGCGCGCAGGACAACGTCAGGCGTGAGGCGCTGATTACGCAGCGGCTGCGGCATCCGAGCGTGCCCCGGATCTACGAGTTCGGCGACATGCCGCTGCCTGACGGCGGATCCGCGCCGTACATGGTGATGGAGCTGCTCTCCGGCGTCTCGCTTGCCGACCGGCTCGCCGACGGCCCGCTGCCGTGGGAGGAGGCCCTGCACGTCGCGGCCACCGTCGCCGACGTGCTGGCGGTCGCCCACCGCCGCGGCTTCGTGCACCGCGACCTGACGATCGAAAACATCATGCTGACCCGCGACGGCGTAAAGATCATCGACTTCGGCCTCGCGACCACTGTGGACCGTCCACGCAACGACCGCCCCCGGGTGACCAGGACCACCGTGCCGCGCCGCCCCGTGGTGCCCGCACACCCGGTCACCAGCGCCGCCCAGCCGGCCGACGACGTCTACGCGCTGGGCGTGCTGCTCTACCAGATGCTGACCGGCCGCTCGCCGTACCCCGGCACGCTGGAGCTGCCGCACGTCCGCCACCTCGCGCCGACCCCGGTGCTCGCGGTCCCCGGGCTGCCCCGGCAGATCTCCGACATGTGCCGGTCGTGCATGAACAAGCGCCCCGCCGACCGCCCGACAAGCCGCGACGTGGCGTTCGCGCTCTGGGGCATGCTGCCCGCACCCTCGCCAAACTGA
- a CDS encoding AraC family transcriptional regulator, whose amino-acid sequence MREITYCALAVEPCVPAGAPAPRLPVIEFGPVVPVPRQHDVSRPDLPAVEAIPTEADLSTGAGRSLARLAALMRAEMEDPEGLIYQPILAGQLWHAVLSGLLAATADRLREETAQPEPASRPRAVKRAIDAMEAEPERAFTATSLAAVAGASVRTLQEGFRQHVGMPPMAYLRRLRLSRAHADLYAAEPGKETVASVANRWGFAHLGRFAAAYRSEYGRAPAETLHEHPVP is encoded by the coding sequence ATGCGGGAGATCACTTACTGCGCACTGGCCGTCGAGCCGTGCGTGCCGGCCGGAGCACCCGCCCCCCGCCTACCGGTCATCGAGTTCGGCCCGGTGGTCCCGGTGCCGCGGCAGCACGACGTCTCCCGCCCGGACCTCCCGGCCGTGGAGGCGATCCCCACCGAGGCCGACCTCAGCACCGGGGCCGGCCGCAGCCTGGCCCGGCTCGCCGCGCTGATGCGCGCCGAGATGGAAGATCCCGAGGGTCTCATCTACCAGCCGATACTCGCCGGGCAGCTCTGGCACGCGGTGCTGAGCGGGCTGCTGGCGGCCACCGCCGACCGGCTCCGCGAGGAGACCGCGCAACCGGAGCCGGCGAGCCGCCCCCGCGCGGTCAAGCGGGCCATCGACGCGATGGAGGCCGAGCCCGAACGCGCGTTCACCGCCACCTCGCTCGCCGCGGTCGCCGGCGCGAGCGTGCGGACACTGCAGGAGGGCTTCCGCCAGCACGTGGGCATGCCACCGATGGCGTACCTGCGGCGGCTGCGGCTGTCGCGCGCGCACGCCGACCTGTACGCCGCCGAGCCCGGAAAGGAGACGGTGGCGAGCGTCGCAAACCGGTGGGGCTTCGCACACCTGGGGCGATTCGCCGCCGCCTACCGCAGCGAGTACGGCCGCGCGCCGGCTGAGACGCTGCACGAGCACCCGGTGCCTTGA